A section of the Phaseolus vulgaris cultivar G19833 chromosome 8, P. vulgaris v2.0, whole genome shotgun sequence genome encodes:
- the LOC137826537 gene encoding uncharacterized protein: protein MRETRVDSFYTKLRQSALSSSSSPVLIFPSTSDVDSLCALKIIFHILESDSIQYACYPVSSFHEIHKYTSSASNHHPLSVVLVNWGNHRDLRKALNLGPNARVFVVDSHRPIHLRNLSDQNDAVVVLFTKYDEQQSDLAYDFDLTTLANAAAADGDESEPESESDSESDDDGNGSRKRRKKNDDGEEDPIKLYRKLKKDYYRLGTFHGKPSGCLMYELADSLRKNTNELLWLACVSLTDQFVHERLSDERYLDGVMELEQHINSSGNLDVVTSVTLKDGTKIRAPNSSRITYEEQPRLMLLQEWSLFDSMMCSSYIATKLKTWSENGVKKLNLLFGRMGFALTDCHQKFQHMNVEVKRKMKEEFERFLPEYGLTDFYYRSFQRTLKYSSKVSAADVVYGVTALLESFVKSDGSSASKQFGVAYDALSLNNIDNLRTGMQHAIKIQRAILRQGSAAITKNGCIRSGRSFRWLKLEDSSDAKLLGYPQALTKFCYFLMDALREKGATMKPLLCACVSQEPGKVLIVGVCGRPRLAGARGNAFGIAFRTAAEEIGSEFFHELFESSWIVLDASAVNSFMVRLIEKL from the coding sequence ATGAGAGAGACACGCGTGGATTCCTTCTACACCAAGCTTCGTCAATCTGctttatcttcttcttcttcgccAGTTCTCATTTTCCCCTCAACCTCCGACGTCGATTCCCTCTGTGCTCTCAAAATCATCTTCCACATTCTCGAATCAGATTCCATCCAATACGCCTGCTACCCTGTCTCCTCCTTCCACGAGATCCACAAATACACTTCCTCTGCCTCAAACCACCACCCTCTCTCCGTCGTTTTGGTCAATTGGGGCAACCACCGGGACCTCCGCAAAGCGCTCAATCTCGGCCCCAACGCTCGCGTTTTCGTCGTTGACAGCCACCGCCCCATCCATCTCCGTAACCTTAGCGACCAAAACGACGCCGTTGTTGTCCTCTTCACCAAATACGACGAGCAGCAGTCTGATCTCGCCTACGACTTCGACCTCACCACGCTCGCCAACGCCGCCGCCGCTGATGGAGATGAATCCGAACCTGAATCTGAATCCGATTCCGAATCCGATGATGACGGCAACGGatctaggaagaggagaaagaAGAACGACGATGGCGAGGAGGATCCGATTAAACTATACCGGAAGCTGAAGAAGGACTATTACCGACTGGGGACTTTCCATGGGAAGCCGTCCGGGTGTTTGATGTACGAGCTCGCGGACTCTCTCAGGAAGAATACGAATGAGTTGCTCTGGTTGGCTTGCGTTTCGCTCACGGATCAGTTCGTGCACGAAAGGTTAAGTGATGAGAGGTACCTAGATGGGGTTATGGAGCTTGAGCAGCATATAAACAGTTCTGGTAATTTGGATGTGGTTACTTCGGTTACACTAAAGGATGGTACGAAGATTCGAGCACCGAATTCGTCGCGGATCACTTATGAGGAGCAGCCAAGGCTTATGTTGTTACAGGAGTGGAGCTTGTTTGACTCCATGATGTGCTCTTCTTACATTGCCACTAAGTTGAAGACGTGGAGTGAGAATGGGGTGAAGAAGTTGAACCTTCTGTTTGGGAGGATGGGGTTTGCTCTAACCGATTGCCATCAGAAGTTTCAGCACATGAATGTGGAGGTGAAGCGCAAGATGAAGGAGGAATTTGAGCGGTTTTTGCCTGAGTATGGACTCACTGATTTCTACTACAGAAGTTTCCAGAGGACTCTCAAGTACAGTTCTAAGGTCTCTGCCGCGGATGTGGTGTATGGTGTGACGGCGTTACTTGAGTCTTTTGTGAAATCGGATGGTTCTAGTGCTTCTAAGCAGTTTGGCGTGGCATATGATGCTCTCTCTTTGAATAATATTGACAACTTGAGAACTGGGATGCAACATGCTATTAAGATTCAGAGGGCCATTTTAAGGCAAGGGAGTGCTGCAATTACTAAGAATGGGTGTATAAGGAGTGGGAGGAGTTTCCGGTGGCTGAAGCTGGAGGATTCAAGTGATGCTAAGTTGTTAGGGTACCCACAGGCATTGACTaagttttgttattttcttaTGGATGCTTTGAGGGAGAAGGGGGCGACAATGAAGCCTTTGCTTTGTGCTTGTGTATCTCAAGAGCCTGGGAAGGTGCTGATTGTAGGGGTTTGTGGGAGGCCACGTTTGGCTGGGGCTCGTGGGAATGCATTTGGTATTGCATTTAGGACCGCTGCAGAGGAGATTGGATCTGAGTTCTTCCATGAGTTATTTGAATCATCGTGGATTGTTCTGGATGCTTCAGCGGTGAATTCCTTCATGGTTAGGTTGATTGAGAAGCTGTGA
- the LOC137824253 gene encoding RPM1-interacting protein 4-like produces MAQNSHDLKFGNGENEENVSDTAYSDKDQKGQPGSKMINPNEPKENSYPVSSADVPHSKPRVHSEDPFEKGSMRSTYELQKSRKDGDAKHFTDTPADDNGSNRSGTDSAHRGQGVGSTDNSRKPSKQTIGSERNFDRSPLHRQAKTPGRDSPSWEVKNSYDTSHGTPGRSRLRPSNRGDETPDKGAAVPKFGEWDESNPASADNYTHIFNQVREEKQVGAGHVPGTPNARQYGARNHPDDEKAQSCCFWWGKK; encoded by the exons ATGGCT CAAAATTCTCATGATCTAAAGTTTGGCAATGGGGAGAATGAAGAAAATGTCTCAGATACAGCTTATTCTGACAAAGACCAGAAAGGTCAACCTGGTTCAAAGATGATTAATCCAAATGAGCCCAAGGAAAATTCATATCCAGTTTCTTCTGCTGATGTACCCCATTCAAAACCAAGAGTTCACTCAGAGGATCCATTTGAAAAGGGATCAATGAGATCCACATATGAGTTACAAAAgagcaggaaggatggtgatgCTAAACATTTCACTGACACTCCAGCTGATGACAATGGCAGCAATAGGAGTGGCACTGATTCTGCCCATCGAGGCCAGGGAGTAGGTTCTACTGACAACAGTAGAAAACCTTCAAAACAAACTATTGGATCAGAACGCAATTTTGACCGTTCACCCCTTCATCGCCAGGCAAAAACCCCTGGCAGAGATAGTCCTTCTTGGGAAGTAAAGAATTCATATGACACCAGCCATGGTACTCCAGGAAGGTCCCGGTTAAGACCATCTAACCGAGGTGATGAAACT CCTGATAAAGGTGCTGCTGTTCCAAAATTTGGTGAGTGGGATGAGAGCAACCCTGCATCAGCTGATAACTACACTCATATTTTCAACCAAGTGCGGGAGGAGAAGCAGGTGGGGGCTGGACATGTGCCAGGCACACCTAATGCTAGACAATATGGTGCGCGGAATCATCCTGATGATGAGAAAGCTCAG AGTTGCTGCTTTTGGTGGGGCAAAAAATGA